One Ignavibacteriota bacterium genomic window carries:
- a CDS encoding vitamin B12-dependent ribonucleotide reductase encodes MNEQKHGLTFKRFFTKKGVHPFSEIEWEKRTASITNEKGETIFEQKDVEVPKSWSMTATNIVASKYFHGKLGTVERETSVKQIIDRVARTMTEWGWKGKYFSSEEDAEIFYNELTFLLVNQYMAFNSPVWFNVGIEAKPQCSACFINSVKDTMDSILELAKTEGRLFKWGSGTGSNLSTLRSSRESLSGGGTASGPVSFMKGYDAFAGVIKSGGKTRRAAKMVILNADHPDIREFIHCKADEEKKAWALIEAGYDGGFNVVGGAYDSIAYQNANHSVRATDEFMRAVVDDKPWKTKSVHEGKVLDTYRARDLMKEIAEAAWICGDPGVQFNSTINAWHTCSNTAPINASNPCSEYMFLDDTACNLASLNLMKFRTRDGEFDVESFCHAVNITITAQEFEVDNASYPTPSITQNSFDYRPLGLGYANLGALLMSRGLPYDSIEGRAYAAAITALMCGQAYKQSSLIAKEVGTFNGFAKNKEPMLRVMKMHGLAADKIEDRHVPTNLLTSARKVWDDAYALGRQFGFRNSQTTVLAPTGTIGFMMDCDTTGVEPDIAIIKYKKLVGGGLMKIVNNSVEQTLKKLGYIDEQIEHIMAFLNKNDTIEGAPHLKEEHLPVFDCAFKPAKGERTIHYMGHVQMMAAVQPFLSGAISKTVNMPHDATPEDIANTYIEAWRLGLKAIAIYRDGCKRTQPLSTSLDSVSTEIKKRAIRRRLPDERQAVTHKFSVAGHEGYITVGLYEDGTPGEIFITMSKEGSTISGLMDAFATSVSMAFQYGVPLRVLVEKFSHMRFEPSGFTNNRDIPIAKSVLDYIFRWLGKKFLPPDEQPPANIEEHVELAVAGALSNKEIPRLAALERTEQQVFRTQSDAPPCSDCGSIMVRNGACYKCLNCGATSGCS; translated from the coding sequence ATGAACGAGCAAAAACATGGGTTGACATTCAAACGATTTTTTACAAAAAAAGGTGTGCATCCTTTTTCGGAAATTGAATGGGAGAAACGAACGGCATCAATCACTAATGAAAAAGGAGAGACAATCTTTGAACAAAAAGATGTCGAAGTTCCCAAGTCGTGGTCAATGACCGCGACGAATATTGTTGCCTCAAAATATTTTCATGGAAAACTTGGGACTGTAGAACGTGAAACGAGCGTCAAGCAAATTATTGACCGCGTTGCTCGCACAATGACTGAGTGGGGATGGAAAGGAAAATATTTTTCAAGCGAAGAAGACGCTGAAATATTTTACAACGAATTGACATTTCTTCTTGTCAATCAATACATGGCGTTCAATAGTCCGGTCTGGTTTAACGTCGGGATTGAAGCGAAGCCACAATGTTCTGCCTGTTTCATCAACTCAGTGAAGGACACGATGGATTCCATTCTTGAACTTGCAAAAACTGAAGGACGATTATTCAAATGGGGTTCGGGAACCGGCTCAAATCTTTCAACACTTCGCTCTTCGAGAGAAAGTCTTTCCGGCGGAGGAACTGCTTCTGGTCCGGTTTCTTTTATGAAGGGATATGATGCTTTTGCCGGTGTGATTAAATCCGGGGGCAAAACCCGTCGCGCCGCAAAGATGGTAATTCTTAATGCAGACCACCCCGACATTCGTGAGTTCATACATTGTAAAGCCGATGAAGAGAAAAAAGCATGGGCACTAATTGAAGCCGGCTACGACGGCGGTTTCAACGTTGTTGGTGGCGCATACGATTCTATCGCATATCAAAATGCCAATCACTCCGTTCGCGCAACGGACGAGTTCATGCGCGCCGTTGTAGATGATAAGCCATGGAAAACAAAATCAGTTCATGAAGGCAAAGTGTTAGATACATATCGCGCTCGTGATTTGATGAAAGAAATTGCTGAAGCCGCGTGGATATGCGGTGACCCCGGGGTTCAGTTCAATTCAACTATCAACGCATGGCACACATGTTCGAACACAGCGCCAATCAACGCGTCAAATCCTTGCAGTGAATATATGTTCCTCGATGACACTGCATGTAATCTTGCATCACTCAACCTGATGAAGTTCCGTACAAGAGATGGTGAGTTCGATGTCGAATCGTTCTGCCATGCAGTAAACATTACAATTACGGCACAGGAATTTGAAGTTGATAACGCAAGTTACCCGACTCCCTCCATCACACAAAACAGTTTTGATTATCGTCCGTTAGGTTTGGGATATGCAAACTTAGGTGCGCTTCTCATGTCACGCGGGCTTCCATACGATAGCATCGAAGGACGAGCGTATGCCGCCGCAATTACAGCGTTGATGTGTGGTCAGGCGTATAAACAATCATCCCTGATTGCAAAAGAAGTTGGTACGTTTAACGGTTTTGCAAAGAATAAAGAACCAATGTTGCGTGTGATGAAGATGCACGGGCTTGCGGCAGACAAAATTGAAGACCGCCATGTCCCGACCAATTTGCTCACATCTGCAAGAAAAGTTTGGGATGATGCGTACGCTCTTGGTCGTCAATTTGGGTTCAGAAATTCTCAGACAACCGTTCTCGCTCCAACCGGGACAATCGGTTTTATGATGGATTGCGACACAACCGGTGTTGAGCCGGATATAGCAATCATCAAATATAAAAAATTAGTTGGCGGCGGCTTGATGAAGATTGTCAACAATTCGGTTGAGCAGACGCTGAAAAAACTCGGATACATTGACGAGCAAATCGAACACATCATGGCGTTCCTCAATAAGAACGATACGATTGAAGGCGCGCCACACTTGAAGGAAGAACATCTGCCCGTCTTTGATTGTGCGTTCAAACCAGCGAAAGGTGAACGAACAATTCATTACATGGGACATGTGCAGATGATGGCGGCGGTTCAACCATTTCTTTCCGGTGCAATTTCCAAAACAGTCAACATGCCGCACGATGCAACGCCGGAAGATATTGCCAACACGTACATCGAAGCATGGCGATTGGGTTTGAAGGCAATTGCAATTTATCGCGACGGATGCAAACGAACACAACCGCTCAGCACAAGTCTTGATTCTGTTTCTACAGAAATTAAGAAACGTGCAATACGTCGCAGACTTCCCGATGAACGCCAGGCAGTGACACACAAATTTTCTGTCGCAGGACATGAAGGGTACATCACGGTCGGATTGTATGAAGACGGCACTCCCGGTGAAATTTTCATCACGATGTCAAAAGAAGGTTCAACGATTTCCGGATTGATGGATGCGTTTGCTACATCCGTTTCGATGGCGTTTCAATACGGCGTTCCGCTTCGCGTTCTCGTCGAGAAATTTTCACACATGCGATTTGAACCGAGCGGATTCACAAACAATCGTGACATTCCGATTGCCAAATCCGTGCTTGATTATATTTTCCGATGGCTTGGAAAGAAGTTCTTGCCTCCGGATGAACAGCCACCTGCAAACATCGAAGAACATGTCGAGTTGGCAGTTGCCGGTGCGTTATCGAACAAAGAAATTCCCAGACTTGCCGCATTGGAAAGGACCGAGCAACAAGTCTTTCGTACACAATCCGATGCACCTCCTTGTAGCGATTGTGGTAGCATCATGGTACGAAACGGCGCTTGCTACAAATGTTTGAATTGCGGCGCAACAAGCGGGTGTTCTTGA
- a CDS encoding PDZ domain-containing protein: MKVRLILLLTLLLSIGVVTSYGCLPGENGFHFIKDKKSKQGYLGVNIEDVTRRLAERKNLKTTSGAYVSSVVDNSAAEDAGIEKGDVIVKYNGKEVEDSDELTSLVRKTKPGTSVDILVERDGENKTLKAEIDRLKDSDFSFFNFDDEDFHVRVPDPPRVNVRPRIQVFGNQSQMHGLVVQSISKQLAEYFEVPGKKGALVTEVKKSSDAEKAGLKAGDVVTKVGSVNVWDADDLMEELNDADEGDELSLEVIRKGKLSTMKMKISETEDEDDWSFHVAPDAKGYHYYYNNDNFKNEHKRVMKEVGKELHESLKDAEREVKKAKETIRKELYRL, translated from the coding sequence ATGAAAGTACGATTGATTTTATTACTCACTTTACTCCTCTCCATCGGGGTTGTTACTTCCTATGGATGTTTGCCTGGGGAAAACGGATTTCATTTCATTAAGGATAAGAAAAGCAAACAGGGATATCTTGGAGTAAATATTGAAGATGTTACCCGACGTTTGGCAGAACGGAAAAATCTGAAAACTACATCAGGAGCGTACGTTTCAAGTGTAGTGGATAATAGCGCGGCTGAGGACGCGGGAATCGAAAAAGGTGATGTCATTGTAAAGTACAACGGGAAGGAAGTTGAGGACAGTGATGAATTGACTTCATTGGTTCGGAAAACTAAGCCCGGAACAAGTGTAGATATTCTTGTCGAACGGGACGGAGAGAATAAAACCTTGAAAGCAGAAATTGACCGTCTCAAGGATTCCGATTTTTCATTCTTTAATTTTGATGATGAAGATTTTCATGTTCGTGTACCCGACCCGCCACGAGTGAACGTACGACCACGTATTCAGGTTTTCGGCAATCAATCTCAAATGCACGGTTTAGTTGTACAAAGTATCAGTAAACAACTGGCAGAGTATTTTGAAGTTCCCGGAAAGAAAGGAGCGCTTGTTACTGAAGTAAAGAAAAGCAGTGATGCAGAAAAGGCGGGTTTGAAAGCCGGCGATGTCGTTACAAAGGTCGGTTCAGTAAATGTGTGGGATGCTGATGATTTGATGGAAGAACTCAATGATGCTGACGAAGGAGATGAGTTGAGTCTTGAAGTAATTCGTAAAGGGAAACTTTCAACCATGAAAATGAAAATTTCTGAAACAGAAGATGAAGATGATTGGTCGTTTCATGTAGCACCGGATGCAAAAGGTTATCATTACTATTACAATAATGATAACTTCAAGAATGAACATAAACGAGTTATGAAAGAGGTTGGAAAAGAACTTCACGAAAGTTTAAAGGATGCTGAACGCGAAGTCAAAAAAGCGAAAGAGACAATTCGGAAAGAACTGTACAGGTTGTAA
- a CDS encoding NUDIX domain-containing protein: protein MPNIVSKIIEIVVFKIEQDKPKYLLLHRQENERLYPNIWQIISGSIEKNEKSVDAALRELHEETQLKPIAFWIVPDITMFYDATNDWVHLCPVFAAQVSEGSQPKLSDEHNEFRWLNYEEAVKLPVWHGQQQAVRIVHEYIVAGKEAMNLNRIQ, encoded by the coding sequence ATGCCAAACATCGTAAGTAAAATAATTGAAATAGTCGTATTCAAGATTGAACAGGACAAACCGAAATACTTGTTGCTTCATCGTCAGGAAAACGAGCGATTGTATCCGAATATCTGGCAAATCATCAGCGGTTCGATAGAAAAAAATGAAAAGTCGGTTGATGCGGCATTGCGCGAATTACATGAAGAGACCCAACTGAAACCAATAGCATTTTGGATAGTTCCTGACATAACTATGTTCTATGATGCAACGAACGATTGGGTGCATTTATGTCCCGTGTTTGCCGCACAGGTTTCTGAAGGTTCTCAGCCAAAATTATCAGATGAGCATAATGAGTTTCGATGGCTCAATTATGAGGAGGCGGTGAAACTTCCCGTTTGGCACGGGCAACAGCAGGCGGTTCGAATTGTCCATGAATACATCGTCGCAGGGAAAGAAGCGATGAATCTTAACAGAATTCAATAA
- a CDS encoding heavy metal-binding domain-containing protein produces MLILTTPNIEGKQIKRYYGIVSGEAILGANVFKDFFAGIRDIVGGRSAAYENELREAKNIALQEMTMQAQQMGANAILAVDLDYETVGQSMLMVSASGTAVFYE; encoded by the coding sequence ATGCTCATACTCACAACACCCAACATCGAAGGAAAACAAATCAAACGTTACTACGGCATCGTCAGCGGAGAAGCAATTCTCGGCGCGAATGTATTCAAAGATTTCTTTGCAGGCATTCGTGATATCGTCGGCGGACGCTCCGCCGCGTATGAAAACGAACTCCGCGAAGCGAAGAACATCGCTCTGCAAGAAATGACCATGCAAGCACAACAGATGGGTGCAAATGCTATCCTCGCTGTTGACCTTGATTATGAAACTGTTGGACAATCAATGCTAATGGTAAGCGCAAGCGGAACTGCGGTGTTTTACGAATGA
- a CDS encoding long-chain fatty acid--CoA ligase, whose product MSLVVEFSTITQLFDAVTLKFQHETRPVIKQKIDGKYQGISYAQLRSDVEHFAIGLSSLGISRGDCVALISENRSEWVIADMGMLYLGAINVPLYTTLTPKQIEFILNDAKVKFVIVSNQFQLNKVLKIISDVPSLQKIIVMNKSGIEFNDTVLSFREILQKGKQEYSSRKNFLGQEIDKSKPEDLLTLIYTSGTTGNPKGVMLTHGNMVSNIQASAPCIKISTDDVLLSYLPLCHSFERMAGYYTSLGCGATIAYAESVETVRENLLEVRPTIMASVPRLFEKIQNRILKQIADQPPVKQKIFHWAIDIGKKYAKAKRLKKFTPLLSVQRWFGDKLVFQKIKARTGGRVRFFVSGGAALGKELGEFFEAIGITIIEGYGLSESSPVISVNRLDNYKFGSVGLPIPGVEVRIASDGEILARGPNIMKGYWNNQKETEESLDSDGWLHTGDIGTFDEDGFLHITDRKKHLFVSSGGKNIAPQPIENSFLQSPFIDQFVLIGDKKMFCSALIVPDFDAVKDFAKREAISYTSVDELVNHPQIKKHFEEEVTKLQKDFALYERVRKFTLLIQPLTIESGELTPTLKIRRKVVEERYKHLIEKMYEGLT is encoded by the coding sequence ATGAGTCTCGTTGTCGAATTTTCTACCATAACTCAATTGTTTGATGCCGTCACATTGAAGTTCCAACATGAAACACGACCGGTTATCAAACAAAAAATTGATGGGAAATACCAAGGGATTTCATACGCGCAACTTCGTAGCGATGTAGAACATTTTGCAATTGGTTTATCTTCGCTCGGAATTTCGAGAGGAGATTGCGTGGCGCTCATTTCAGAAAACCGAAGCGAGTGGGTTATTGCAGATATGGGGATGTTATATCTGGGCGCTATTAATGTCCCGCTTTACACAACTCTTACACCGAAGCAAATCGAATTTATTTTGAATGATGCAAAGGTAAAGTTTGTTATTGTCTCAAATCAATTTCAACTCAACAAGGTTCTAAAAATAATTTCCGATGTTCCATCACTTCAGAAAATAATTGTGATGAACAAGAGTGGAATCGAATTTAATGACACAGTGCTTTCTTTTCGGGAAATATTACAAAAAGGGAAACAAGAGTATTCATCAAGAAAAAATTTTCTGGGACAGGAAATCGATAAATCGAAGCCGGAAGATTTGCTGACATTAATTTATACTTCCGGAACGACGGGAAATCCGAAAGGAGTGATGCTCACTCATGGAAACATGGTGAGTAATATTCAGGCATCCGCGCCGTGTATAAAAATTTCTACTGATGATGTTTTGTTGTCGTATTTACCACTTTGTCATTCGTTTGAACGAATGGCAGGATATTATACCTCACTCGGTTGCGGTGCAACAATCGCATATGCCGAAAGCGTTGAAACAGTTCGGGAAAATTTGCTTGAAGTTCGCCCTACAATAATGGCTTCGGTGCCTCGATTGTTTGAAAAGATTCAAAACAGAATCTTAAAACAAATTGCCGACCAACCTCCCGTCAAACAAAAAATATTTCATTGGGCAATTGATATTGGAAAAAAATACGCCAAAGCGAAAAGATTAAAGAAGTTCACTCCGCTGCTTTCTGTTCAAAGATGGTTCGGGGATAAATTAGTGTTTCAAAAAATCAAAGCGAGAACCGGAGGACGAGTACGGTTTTTTGTTTCGGGCGGAGCGGCGCTTGGAAAAGAACTCGGCGAATTTTTTGAGGCAATCGGAATTACCATTATCGAAGGATACGGTCTATCAGAATCTTCTCCGGTCATCAGTGTGAATCGTTTGGATAATTATAAGTTTGGCTCCGTCGGACTTCCTATTCCGGGAGTTGAAGTTAGGATTGCGAGTGACGGAGAAATTCTTGCACGGGGTCCGAACATTATGAAGGGGTATTGGAATAATCAAAAAGAAACGGAAGAGTCGCTTGATAGCGATGGATGGTTACACACGGGAGATATCGGCACGTTTGATGAAGATGGATTTCTTCATATCACTGATAGAAAAAAACATCTTTTTGTTAGTTCCGGCGGAAAAAATATCGCACCACAGCCGATAGAAAATTCGTTTCTCCAAAGCCCGTTTATTGACCAATTTGTTTTGATTGGAGACAAAAAAATGTTTTGCAGTGCGCTTATCGTTCCTGATTTTGATGCTGTGAAAGATTTTGCAAAACGGGAAGCAATTAGTTACACATCTGTTGATGAATTGGTTAATCATCCGCAAATCAAAAAGCATTTCGAAGAAGAAGTAACTAAATTACAGAAGGATTTTGCTTTGTATGAGCGCGTAAGAAAGTTTACACTACTCATTCAGCCGCTCACAATTGAGAGTGGAGAACTAACACCTACATTAAAGATTCGACGCAAAGTAGTGGAAGAACGATATAAACATCTTATCGAGAAAATGTATGAAGGTTTGACGTAA
- a CDS encoding hydrogenase maturation protease produces the protein MNTLIIGVGNILLGDDGVGIHAARELMKYQLPKHVTVIDGGTLGIELINYYIGYERLIILDALQVDAPPGTIVRVNGVDIQPKGFVPASAHDSTLTDILYFTSSVISLEQVTIIGVVPETTSYASLSLSECVKNAFPLLIELILTELINDEIGVTS, from the coding sequence ATGAATACGCTGATAATCGGCGTTGGCAATATTCTCCTTGGTGATGACGGTGTCGGAATTCATGCGGCAAGGGAGTTGATGAAATATCAACTCCCCAAACATGTAACAGTTATTGATGGCGGCACGTTGGGGATTGAACTCATCAATTATTACATCGGCTATGAACGACTCATAATACTTGATGCTTTACAAGTGGATGCACCACCCGGTACCATAGTTCGCGTTAATGGCGTTGATATTCAACCAAAGGGTTTTGTACCTGCCTCAGCACATGATAGCACACTAACCGATATTCTCTATTTCACAAGTTCGGTTATTTCACTTGAACAGGTAACAATTATCGGGGTTGTCCCTGAAACAACTTCGTACGCTTCACTTTCTCTCTCAGAATGTGTAAAAAACGCGTTTCCTTTATTGATTGAATTAATTTTGACTGAACTCATTAACGATGAAATCGGTGTCACTTCATGA
- a CDS encoding PhzF family phenazine biosynthesis protein produces MKIYTVDAFINKNKYTGNPAAVCLLTEPADEQWMQHIAAEMNLSETAFLVPHRNGYNIRWFTPKTEVDLCGHATLASAHILFETGNVSPNETIRFHSKSGYLQAKRNNEWIELDFPATPEEPATLLPPFLFSLGITARYIGQSKFDYLVEVESENIVREMKPDFNILRTIPCRGVIVTAKSDSKEFDFISRYFAPAYGIDEDPVTGSTHCCLAPYWSKQLGKTEFIAYQASSRGGILHVKLQGDRVTLGGQAVTVLKGELV; encoded by the coding sequence ATGAAAATCTATACCGTTGATGCCTTCATCAACAAAAACAAATACACCGGTAACCCTGCCGCTGTCTGTCTGCTTACCGAACCGGCAGACGAACAATGGATGCAACACATCGCCGCAGAAATGAATCTTTCAGAAACTGCATTTCTTGTCCCGCATCGAAACGGATACAACATCCGATGGTTCACACCAAAAACAGAAGTAGATTTGTGTGGACATGCAACACTTGCGAGCGCACATATTTTGTTTGAAACAGGAAACGTTTCTCCAAACGAAACAATTCGGTTTCATTCAAAGAGCGGCTATCTTCAAGCGAAAAGAAACAATGAATGGATTGAACTCGATTTTCCCGCAACACCGGAAGAACCTGCAACTCTGCTTCCTCCGTTTTTATTTTCGCTTGGAATTACCGCCCGATATATCGGACAAAGTAAATTCGACTACCTTGTTGAAGTGGAATCCGAGAACATCGTTCGGGAGATGAAACCGGATTTCAACATCCTCCGTACAATTCCCTGTCGCGGTGTGATTGTGACAGCAAAATCTGACTCGAAAGAATTTGATTTTATCTCCCGTTACTTCGCTCCCGCATACGGCATTGACGAAGACCCTGTCACCGGCTCAACTCATTGCTGTCTCGCTCCGTATTGGAGTAAGCAACTCGGCAAAACTGAATTCATCGCGTATCAGGCATCGAGCCGAGGTGGAATTCTTCATGTCAAGTTGCAGGGCGACAGAGTAACTCTTGGCGGACAAGCAGTAACTGTTCTCAAAGGAGAACTCGTTTAA
- a CDS encoding NADH-quinone oxidoreductase subunit I → MKSNGQLKIIHKKDLNFWQKIYLTEILKGIKLTLAQVFRPKFTRQYPEERWNPPASFRGRPVLVEQNDVERCVACGLCARVCPALAIEVQASESEYWKERYPVKFEINMLRCIFCGFCEEVCPEEAIVMSQEYELTFHSQEEAIFGKDKLLVPVEKLKDRLEFLRKYR, encoded by the coding sequence ATGAAATCAAACGGACAATTAAAAATCATCCACAAAAAAGATTTAAACTTCTGGCAGAAGATTTACCTGACAGAAATTCTGAAGGGAATCAAACTTACGCTCGCACAGGTTTTCCGACCAAAATTTACGCGGCAATATCCTGAAGAGCGATGGAATCCGCCTGCTTCCTTCCGTGGTCGCCCCGTACTTGTCGAACAAAATGATGTAGAGCGATGTGTCGCGTGTGGATTATGCGCACGCGTTTGCCCTGCTCTGGCAATCGAAGTTCAGGCATCCGAATCTGAATACTGGAAAGAGCGTTATCCTGTTAAGTTTGAAATCAACATGCTTCGTTGCATCTTCTGCGGCTTCTGTGAAGAAGTTTGTCCTGAAGAAGCAATCGTCATGAGTCAGGAATATGAACTAACATTTCACAGTCAGGAAGAAGCAATTTTCGGAAAAGACAAGTTGTTGGTGCCTGTGGAAAAGTTGAAAGACCGATTGGAATTTTTGAGGAAGTACAGATAA
- a CDS encoding phosphoribosylformylglycinamidine cyclo-ligase, protein MPTYKQAGVNIEAGDAFVKRIKSNVRSTFSKSVLTDIGAFGAFYDASFKQYKSPVLVSSTDGVGTKLKIAVMMNKHDTIGRDLVNHCVNDIAVCGATPLFFLDYFAVGKLKLDVAEKVVSGLVKACKENKCSLVGGETAEMPGIYRKDDYDLAGTIVGVVERKKILYGKRVKSGDILIGLPSTGLHTNGYSLARKILLSKFSVDKYFPELKKTIGEALLAVHRSYLKPIQSLLQIDGVHALAHITGGGIVGNTSRVVPSTLALHVDWYSWKRPNIFSLIQTVGNVPESDMRQTFNLGIGLVIIASKSSADSILTTLTKKKEKPFVIGEVIKK, encoded by the coding sequence ATGCCAACGTATAAACAAGCCGGAGTCAACATCGAAGCCGGTGATGCTTTCGTCAAACGAATTAAATCTAATGTTCGTTCAACTTTTTCCAAGTCTGTTCTGACAGACATCGGCGCATTCGGGGCTTTTTATGATGCAAGTTTCAAGCAATACAAATCGCCTGTTTTAGTATCCAGCACAGACGGAGTCGGTACGAAACTGAAAATCGCTGTCATGATGAACAAGCACGATACCATCGGTCGGGATTTAGTGAATCATTGTGTAAACGACATTGCCGTGTGCGGCGCAACTCCCCTTTTCTTTCTTGATTATTTTGCAGTAGGAAAACTAAAACTTGACGTAGCAGAGAAAGTTGTCAGCGGTTTGGTGAAGGCATGTAAAGAAAACAAATGTTCACTCGTTGGCGGAGAAACGGCGGAGATGCCGGGAATCTACAGGAAGGATGATTATGACCTTGCCGGTACAATCGTCGGAGTTGTGGAACGGAAAAAAATATTGTACGGAAAAAGAGTGAAATCGGGAGATATTCTTATCGGTTTGCCTTCGACCGGGCTACATACGAACGGATACTCACTGGCAAGAAAAATTCTGTTGAGTAAATTTTCTGTTGATAAGTATTTTCCTGAATTGAAGAAAACCATAGGTGAAGCATTACTTGCAGTTCATCGCTCATATTTGAAGCCAATTCAGAGTCTCCTTCAAATTGATGGCGTTCATGCTCTGGCACATATCACCGGTGGTGGCATTGTTGGAAATACGAGTCGCGTGGTTCCATCTACCCTCGCTTTACACGTTGATTGGTATTCATGGAAACGACCAAACATATTTTCCTTGATTCAAACAGTCGGAAATGTTCCCGAATCGGATATGCGACAAACATTTAACTTGGGCATCGGGCTTGTTATCATAGCATCGAAATCTTCTGCCGATTCAATTCTCACCACATTGACGAAGAAAAAAGAAAAGCCGTTTGTCATTGGTGAGGTGATAAAAAAATAA
- a CDS encoding rRNA pseudouridine synthase encodes MKTTLLQKRNPSVTLARALSKLGYCSRSQAVEHIQRGDVQVNGRVEKNPSFWCDMNLDKIELKGTQIPLKQFVYVMMNKPKGVVTTRSDELSRTTVYELLEDVHEWVFPVGRLDKESSGLLLLTNDNQLGERLTSPESKIRKTYQIKLDKAMTEKHQQVIRKGMILDDEQLLPAEIKTISEKHGEFLIEMTIVEGKNRQIRRMCEELGYTVVELTRTKIGLYDISMLNNKTWKYLLSEEIEFLVSKKQQSREVRTNYNVTKPRNDYSSITRKKQTSNNYAKHRK; translated from the coding sequence ATGAAAACTACTCTTTTGCAAAAACGAAACCCGAGCGTTACACTCGCTCGCGCACTTTCAAAACTTGGATATTGTTCTCGCAGTCAAGCCGTTGAACATATTCAACGTGGTGATGTTCAGGTAAATGGTAGGGTTGAAAAGAATCCAAGTTTTTGGTGCGATATGAATTTGGATAAAATTGAACTCAAAGGAACACAAATACCACTAAAACAATTTGTTTATGTTATGATGAACAAACCGAAAGGTGTTGTTACAACCCGGTCCGATGAACTTTCGCGAACGACAGTCTATGAATTACTCGAAGATGTTCATGAATGGGTTTTTCCGGTGGGTCGGCTCGATAAAGAAAGTTCAGGTCTGCTTTTGTTGACGAATGATAATCAACTCGGAGAACGATTGACAAGTCCCGAATCAAAAATACGAAAGACCTATCAAATAAAACTTGATAAAGCCATGACAGAGAAACATCAACAGGTAATCCGAAAGGGAATGATACTTGATGATGAGCAGTTACTTCCTGCCGAAATCAAAACGATTTCGGAGAAGCACGGCGAGTTCCTGATTGAGATGACAATCGTTGAGGGAAAGAACAGACAAATCCGGAGAATGTGTGAAGAACTCGGTTACACCGTTGTTGAACTTACGCGCACGAAAATTGGTCTTTATGATATTTCCATGTTAAACAATAAAACATGGAAATACCTTCTCAGCGAAGAAATTGAATTCTTGGTGAGTAAGAAACAACAAAGCAGAGAGGTAAGAACAAACTACAATGTTACGAAGCCACGGAACGATTACTCCTCAATTACTCGAAAGAAACAGACATCGAATAATTATGCCAAACATCGTAAGTAA